ACAGACTGTTTGGTCTTACCGTTGCCTCATGAGAGGGATGTTGATGCAGTtcgcagcagcaacagcagcgaAGGGAACTAACCTCCCTACGAGGGGAGATATGTGCTGGACAACAAAGGTTGGAGTAAAACAGATAGACAGGGATGAAATTGATCTATACAGTCTAATAGCTAATAATTCTAAGGCTTATTGTTCCAAAGCTGAAAGCTCTTTGTGCATGTCATGATTGTTATGATGACTGGCATCTGTTTCCACAATGGGAATACTGTATGAATTATacaacattttctctctctttcaacacATTGACTAACCAGCAAAGCAGGCAACATATGTAGACTAATTCTATTCATGGTTACTATGCATTTCTATTCATGGTTACTATGCACTTCTATTCATGGTTACTATGCACTTCTATTCATGGTTACTATGCACTTCTATTCATGGTTACTATGCACTTCTATTCATGGTTACTATGCACTTCTATTCATGGTTACTATGCACTTCTATTCATGGTTACTATGCACTTCTATTCATGGTTACTATGCTCTTCTATTCATGGTTACTATGCACTTCTATTCATGGTTACTATGCACTTCTATTCATGGTTACTATGCTCTTCTATTCATGGTTACTATGCACTTCTATTCATGGTTACTATGCACTTCTATTCATGGTTACTATGCACTTCTATTCATGGTTACTATGCTCTTCTATTCATGGTTACTATGCACTTCTATTCATGGTTACTATGCACTTCTATTCATGGTTACTATGCACTTCTATTCATGGTTACTATGCACTTCTATTCATGGTTACTATGCACTTCTATTCATGGTTACTATGCTCTTCTATTCATGATAACTATTTTGGACATGATAACCACTCATGATAGGACTTGTGAGTAGCTACGTTTGATAACATGTGTGGTTGATGGTAAATGAATGAATGAGAACAGGGTTTCTATGGGTTAATACCTTTGTTAGTGCATTTAGTCCTAGAGCCGTGGCTACTGCCCCTGTGGTAGCAGATACATAGGCTGTGCCAAGCTGACTGCAAATGAGAAATGCATTCATAAATTCACATATTCATACTCATTCACATATTATCCTAACCACAAAACATTAAAAGGGGTTTAATAGGTACCAAAAACACACCAAACAAAAaactacaggccaacatcaactaaaactacaggccaacatcaactaatctacaggccaacatcaactaaaactacaggccaacatcaactaatctacaggccaacatcaacgaaatctacaggccaacatcaactaatctacaggccaacatcaactaaatctacaggccaacatcaactaaatctacaggccaacatcaactaatctacaggccaacatcaactaaatctacaggccaacatcaactaaatctacaggccaacatcaactaaatctacaggccaacatcaactaaatCTACAAGCCAACATCAACTAAtctacaggccaacatcaactaaaactacaggccaacatcaactaaaactacaggccaacatcaactaaactacaggccaacatcaactaaaacTACAATCCAACATCAACTAAaactacaggccaacatcaactaaaactacaagccaacatcaactaaatctacaggccaacatcaactaaactacaggccaacatcaactaaactacaggccaacatcaactaaatctacaggccaacatcaactaaactacaagccaacatcaactaaactacaggccaacatcaactaatctacaggccaacatcaactaaactacaggccaacatcaactaatctacaggccaacatcaactaaaacgacaggccaacatcaactaaaactacaggccaacatcaactaaaactacaggccaacatcaactaaaactacaggccaacatcaactaaaactacaggccaacatcaactaatctacaggccaacatcaactaaatctacaggccaacatcaactaatctacaggccaacatcaactaaatctacaggccaacatcaactaaatctacaggccaacatcaactaaatctacaggccaacatcaactaatctacaggccaacatcaactaatctacaggccaacatcaactaaatctacaggccaacatcaactaatctacaggccaacatcaactaaactacaggccaacatcaactaaatctacaggccaacatcaactaatctacaggccaacatcaactaaatctacaggccaacatcaactaaatctacaggccaacatcaactaaatCTACAAGCCAACATCAACTAAATCTACAAGCCAACATCAACTAAtctacaggccaacatcaactaaatctacaggccaacatcaactaaaactacaggccaacatcaactaaaactacaggccaacatcaactaaactacaggccaacatcaactaaaacTACAATCCAACATCAACTAAaactacaggccaacatcaactaaaactacaagccaacatcaactaaaactacaagccaacatcaactaaatctacaggccaacatcaactaaactacaggccaacatcaactaaactacaggccaacatcaactaaatctacaggccaacatcaactaaactacaagccaacatcaactaaactacaggccaacatcaactaatctacaggccaacatcaactaaactacaggccaacatcaactaatctacaggccaacatcaactaatctacaggccaacatcaactaaaactacaggccaacatcaactaaaactacaggccaacatcaactaaaactacaggccaacatcaactaaaactacaggccaacatcaactaaacTACAGGCCTACATCAACTAAtctacaggccaacatcaactaaatctacaggccaacatcaactaaatctacaggccaacatcaactaatctacaggccaacatcaactaaatCTACAGGCCAACACCAACTAAAtctacaggccaacatcaactaaactacaggccaacatcaactaaaacTACAATCCAACATCAACTAAaactacaggccaacatcaactaaaactacaagccaacatcaactaaatctacaggccaacatcaactaaactacaggccaacatcaactaaactacaggccaacatcaactaaaactacaggccaacatcaactaaaactacaggccaacatcaactaaaactacaggccaacatcaactaaatctacaggccaacatcaactaaatctacaggccaacatcaactaaatctacaggccaacatcaactaaactacaggccaacatcaactaatctacaggccaacatcaactaatctacaggccaacatcaactaaatctacaggccaacatcaactaaatctacaggccaacatcaactaaatCTACAAGCCAACATCAACTAAATCTACAAGCCAACATCAACTAAtctacaggccaacatcaactaaatctacaggccaacatcaactaaaactacaggccaacatcaactaaactacaggccaacatcaactaaactacaggccaacatcaactaaatctacaggccaacatcaactaaactacaagccaacatcaactaaactacaggccaacatcaactaatctacaggccaacatcaactaaactacaggccaacatcaactaatctacaggccaacatcaactaaaacgacaggccaacatcaactaaaactacaggccaacatcaactaaaactacaggccaacatcaactaaaactacaggccaacatcaactaaaactacaggccaacatcaactaaaactacaggccaacatcaactaaaactacaggccaacatcaactaaaactacaggccaacatcaactaaaactacaggccaacatcaactaatctacaggccaacatcaactaatCTACAGGCCAACTTCAACTAAAACgacaggccaacatcaactaaaactacaggccaacatcaactaaaactacaggccaacatcaactaatctacaggccaacatcaactaaaacgacaggccaacatcaactaaactacaagccaacatcaactaaactacaggccaacatcaactaatctacaggccaacatcaactaaactacaggccaacatcaactaatctacaggccaacatcaactaaaacgacaggccaacatcaactaaaactacaggccaacatcaactaaaactacaggccaacatcaactaaaactacaggccaacatcaactaaaactacaggccaacatcaactaatctacaggccaacatcaactaaaacgacaggccaacatcaactaaaactacaggccaacatcaactaaactacaggccaacatcaactaaaactacaggccaacatcaactaaaactacaggccaacatcaactaaaactacaggccaacatcaactaaaacgacaagccaacatcaactaaaacgacaggccaacatcaactaaaactacaggccaacatcaactaaaactacaggccaacatcaactaaaactacaggccaacatcaactaaaactacaggccaacatcaactaatctacaggccaacatcaactaaaacgacaggccaacatcaactaaaactacaggccaacatcaactaaactacaggccaacatcaactaaaactacaggccaacatcaactaaaactacaggccaacatcaactaaaactacaggccaacatcaactaaaacgacaagccaacatcaactaaaacgacaggccaacatcaactaaaactacaggccaacatcaactaaaactacaggccaacatcaactaaaactacaggccaacatcaactaaactacaggccaacatcaactaaaactacaggccaacatcaactaaaacgacaggccaacatcaactaaaacgacaggccaacatcaactaaaacgacaggccaacatcaactaaaacgacaggccaacatcaactaaaacgacaggccaacatcaactaaaactacaggccaacatcaactaaaactacaggccaacatcaactaaaactacaggccaacatcaactaaaactacaggccaacatcaactaaaactacaggccaacatcaactaaaactacaggccaacatcaactaaaactacaggccaacatcaactaaaactacaggccaacatcaactaaaacTACAGGCCGACTGAGGGAAATGAATTCAAAGAATACTTCCTTCAGACTGGAATATGGCATTACGTGATTTGACATACCTGAGTATTATTTATTGAGATGCTTAGTTTTCTGATTATTTTAAAATGACTTAATTACTTTTAAGAAGCTTTTTCCTTTTCAATTattatcaaatgttttggttacaCCTCGACTCACGTTGGTTGAACACCCTCCAACTCTTTTCTAATTACTTTTAGCAATATTTAATTTTAAGAAAAGTTATTTATTGCTGATGTGTGCATTGTTTTTTATACAGTTCTTCTGAACAATAATCACACATAGAAAATGTCGCTGTAAGAATATAGTAGAATGGCCCTGATATAGTAACTATAACACAAACTTACTTAACTGAGAGAGGAGCATCTCCACTCCTATTGGTGTAGTTGACTATTGCATTGAAGGACTGATTGATCCACTGCCATAAGACTACAGCTGGAGTTGTCCTAAGACTACAGctggagttgagagagagagagagagagagagagagagagagagagagagagagagagagagagagagagagagagagagagagagagagagagagagagagagagagagagagagagagagagagagagagagagagagagagagagagagagagagagagagagagagagagagagagagagagagagagagagagagagagattcttatAACACTATCATTCATTCTAATAGAACAGTCTTATAACACCATCATTCATTCTAATAGAACAGTCTTATAACACCATCATTCATTCTAATAGAACAGTCTTATAACACTAtcattgggcggcaggtagcctagtggttcgagcgttggactagtaaccgaaaggttgccagattgaatccccgagctgacaaggtaaaaatctgtcgttctgccccagaacaggcagttaatacactgttcctaggccatcattgtaaataagaatttgttcttcactgacttgcctaattaaatacaGGTTAACACACTATCATTGATTCTAATAGAACACTGCTGCTCACTTGTAGAAGGTCATCATACAGCCAGTGATGGTCATGTTCATGGGGACCTGGGCCGACATGCGGCCAATCAGGATCATCTTCTCTCCAGTGTCTGGGTGGAAGGCTGAGTCAAAGATGTACTTGGCTCTCCATAGCTCGTCCTCTGTCAGCCCGGGGGACATCACCCCttgcctgggggagagagagagagggggacaagtgATTAGCTGATCCTGTTTACTTAGAAGCAATACAAGTTTAAACAAAGCTCTGTTAGATGCACACAACCTGCATTTGATAAACACGGCCCATTGTATTCAATGTTGCATTATAGAACGCAACCATGTGTTGCCTTTCTGGTTAGTCAATAGTTAATTAAGGGAAATCTGGTCCTTGATCTATACCAATAAGCCTGGGGTCAATTCTATCAATTCTAATTCTATTCTAACTCAGCTCAGTTATGGGTTGTTTCCATACAGCAGAATCAAGGAGAACTAGAAAGAACCAGGAAGAACCAGAACCAAGGAGAACTAAGGAGCACCAGGAAGAACCAGATCCAAGGAGAACTAAGGAGCACCAGGAGGAACCAGAACCAAGGAGAACTAAGGAGCACCAGGAGGAACCAGAACCAAGGAGAACTAAGGAGCACCAGGAAGAACCAGAACCAAGGAGAACTAAGGAGCACTAGGAAGAACCAGAACTAAGGAGAACCATGCTCAGAATACACTACCGGTAGTCACTAATGACTTTGTGTGCATTCTCTAGTTGTTCGTTAGTAAGCAGGACGTTGCGGGGGTCGGTAACAGTGAAGAAGTGTTTGGCCCGGCCCATAAACGTCCCTTGGTCCCATCGAGGCTCCTTGATGTTTATGGAGGTGGAGATTTCTGTCGTCATGGTGATCTGAAAGGACACAACATTCATAACAAAGATGAATTATTTTGTCCTTGTATATCTACCCTGTAAACATACATTAGTTATATTGTCCCAGGTGATTTATCTACCGGCGCGCGACCGAAATTCATAAACTAGCCTAGCTACTGTCAGAAGAGGCGAGATTCATAAACTAGCCTCGCTACTGTCAGAGGAGGCGAGATTCATAAACTAGCCTCGCTACTGTCAGAGGAGGCGAGATTCATAAACTAGCCTCGCTACTGTCAGAGGAGGCGAGATTCATAAACTAGCCTCGCTACTGTCAGAGGAGGCGAAATTCATAAACTAGCCTAGCTACTGTCAGAAGAGGCGAAATTCATAAACTAGCCTAGCTACTGTCAGAAGAGGCGAAATTCCCCAGTCCTAGAGTTAGAGACAAGGAGACAAACGCAACACAAATCACGAAAAGCAAAACAAGAGTCCTTGACGATTGTATTTCATAGGACAGAACGAACCCTGAAACAGCCTTCCACTAACTCTATTTAATTCTGAAACTAGAGTAGACATAGTTCCCCAAtcccactccacacacacacacacacacacacacacacacacacacacacacacacacacacacacacacacacacacacacacacacacacacacacacacacacacacacacacacacactttgttgaGTTGATTACACATTCTGTAGGCCTATAATACACACATCAGCCAGAAATCACTCCTTTCTAGGTAACTTCTCTTATATTACCACAAAATCATTTCACAACTGCTGTCCTTTGAGAAGAATGAGTAATTTAGAACACACTGTGAGAAATTATTCTCAGTATTAGCTTAGCAGGATAGCTGATTCAGTATAATGTTGCTATGGAGATGAGCTGGCTGACCTGACACAGGGGTTTTGAAGAACTAAATTATCCTGAACCTCACAACCCCCTCAACCACAGACCTGTGGCCGGGACGTGGCGTCTCTTCAAAAGCCCCAAACCCCACACCACGCCCTCctacccctttctctccttctcaatTCAATGTAAGGGctatattggcatgggaaacatttgtttacattgccaaagcaagtggaataAATAacaaggtgaaataaacaattaaaaaatgaacagtaaacattactcacaaaagttccaaaagaataaagacatttcaaatgtcatattatgtctatatacagtgttgtaaggttgtgcaaaagggaaaataaatcataaatatgggttgtattgtcacgccttggtcattgtatcttgtgtttttgttatatgtttgggtaggccagggtgtgacatgggtttatatgttgtgtttcgtattggggtttgtattaattgggattgtgtatgattaggggtgtgtctagttaggcttggctgcctgaggcgattctcaattggagtcaggtgattctcgttgtctcggattgggaaccggatttaggtagcctgagttcgctttgtattttgtgggtgtttgttcctgtctctgtgttgtagtcaccagataggctgtaataagtttcacgttccgttctgttgtttttgtatttagttcagttatttcatgtaccgcgatactttcattaaagtcatgagtaacctacacgctgcatttcggtctgactctcttcattcaacagacgaacgacgttacatgtatttacaatggtgtttgttcttcactggttgcactTTTCTTgtagcaacaggtcacaaatcttgctgctgtgatgtcacactgtggcatttcacccaatagatatttgagcagcaggtagcctagtggttagagtgtaggggcggcaggtagcctagtggttagagtgtaggggcggcaggtagcctagtggttagagtgttggggcggcaggtagcctagtggttagagtgtaggggcggcaggtagcctagtggttagagtgtaggggcggcaggtagcctagtggttagagtgtaggggcggcaggtagcctagtggttagagtgtaggggcggcaggtagtctagtggttagagtgttggactagtaactgaaaggttgccagattgaatccctgagctgactaggtaaacatctgttcttctgcccctgaacaaggcagttaatccactgttcctaggcttttattataaataagaatttgtttttaactgacttgcctagttaaataaaaaaatgtgagttcatcaaaatttgatttgttttcgaattctttgtggatctatataatctgagggaaatatgtgtctctaatatggtcatacattgggcaggaggttaggaagtgcaactcagtttctacctcattttgtgggcagtgctCACATAGGCTtccttctcttgagagccatgtctgcctacggcggcctttctcaatagcaaggctatgctcactgagtctgtacatagtaaaatatttccttaagtttgggtcagtcacagtggtcagatattctgccactgtgtactctctccgtttagggccaaatagcattctagtttgctctgtttttttgtcaattctttccaatgtgccaagaaattatctttttgtttcctcgtgatttggttgggtctaattgtgctgctgtcctggggctctgtgtggtgtgtttgtgtttgtgaacagagccccaggaccagcttgcttaggggactcttctccaggttcatctctctgtaagtGACGGCTTTGTTagggaaggtttgggaatcgcttccttttaggtggttgtagaatttaaggtctcttttctggattttgataattagtgggtatcggcctaattctgctctgcatgcattatttggtgttttacgctGTACACAGCAAAAATAATCTCCCATAGCCGAGGCAACACCTTGTCTAGCAGTATGCCCATAGGCCTACGTTTAGTGTGAAAGAACAGGGGAAGGTTCTGGAGAAAATCCCTTTCATTTGAGAACTTCTGCACTAAAGCCAAACTACTGCATGTTTATTTTCCTATCAAATggattttatgtttttttttttatcacagaGAGGAAAAATAATCAGGACATTCCCGAGATACAATGTAACCCAGTCTGAACCCGTTGTTACAATGTAAC
This DNA window, taken from Oncorhynchus gorbuscha isolate QuinsamMale2020 ecotype Even-year linkage group LG13, OgorEven_v1.0, whole genome shotgun sequence, encodes the following:
- the LOC123994191 gene encoding sideroflexin-1-like, with product MTTEISTSINIKEPRWDQGTFMGRAKHFFTVTDPRNVLLTNEQLENAHKVISDYRQGVMSPGLTEDELWRAKYIFDSAFHPDTGEKMILIGRMSAQVPMNMTITGCMMTFYKTTPAVVLWQWINQSFNAIVNYTNRSGDAPLSVNQLGTAYVSATTGAVATALGLNALTKHISPLVGRLVPFAAVAAANCINIPLMRQRELKHGIPITDENDNRLGESTTAAKQAISQVVVSRILMASPGMAIPPFLMTTLEKKAFLKKVPWMSAPIQVVLVGFCLVFATPLCCALFPQKSSMSVSRLEPELQEKIRASHPGGEDGL